The sequence GGAAAAGCCGTCTGGAACCTGAAAACCGGAGATTTCAGTGTCTATCAGTTTAAGATCACTGAGATCGAATACAACACACCGTTAATTTATCAAAGGTTTTGATGTGGACTTCACATAAAGAGCGTATCTGACCACAGTATCTTGCACCTTACACCCAAATTTCACTTCGGGGAGTTCCAGATACGCCAATTATTTATAGCAGCATTACCACGCTTTTTAACTTTCACTCACTAAGAGCACTACTGCCTGGCTCGCTATCGCTTTCCCCTCACCGATATCACCTATCCTCTCATTGGTGGTTGCTTTGATGTTTATCCTCTCCTCCTCAACCTTGAGCACAGAGGCTAACTTCTTCCTCATCTCGCCAATGTAAGGGGAAAGTTTAGGCGCCTCGGCGATGATCACCGAATCGACATTCACCACCCGGAAACGGGAAGAAGAAAGAAGCTCCTCCACCTTGGAGAGAAGAATGAGGCTTGAGATATCCTTATAAGTGGGATCGGAATCGGGAAAGTGTTCCCCAATATCCCCCAACCCCAATGCGCCGATTATGGCGTCCATTATTGCATGGATGAGGACATCGGCATCGGAATGCCCGAAAAGCCCCTTCTCAAAAGCTATCTCCACCCCTCCCAAAATGAGCTTCCTTCCAGGAACGAGGGGATGAATATCGTAACCTATTCCTACCCTGAACTCGCTCATACCCCCTCCTTGAGTAGAAGTTCAACCATCTTCAGATCCTCGGGGGTAGTAACCTTTATATTGAGGTAACTACCGGGAACGATAGCAACCCTCCCCCCCATCACCTCAACGAGTGAGGCGTCATCGGTAGCGGAAATGCCCTCTTTATCCGCCCTCTTATAGGCTTCTTTTATGATCTGGTAGCGAAACGCCTGAGGGGTTTGCGCTCTTGCCAACCTCGTTCGATCAACCGTGCGAAGGATGTATCCCCCTTCCACCTCCTTCATCGTATCCAGCGGAGGGATGGCGGCAATAGCTGATCCCACCTCTCTCGCCCTTCCCACCACCTGGCTGATGAGGGAGGGAGAAACGAGGGGTCTCGCTCCATCGTGGATTACCACCAGTTCCGTATCCGGAGGAAGAGCAGAAAGACCTACCCTCACCGAATCCATCCTCTCCTTCCCTCCGGGGAGGACCTTCCTCACCTTCTTAAGCTTGAACGAGGGAAAAAGATCCCGGCATCGTTCGAGATAGTCTTGATGAACGAGCACGATCAACTCATCCACATCAGGGCATTTCTCAAACCTAAGGAGGGTATGAACGATAAGGGGCACTCCCGCCACCTCGAGAAAGGCTTTGGGGATCCCCTTACCTAAGCGGATTCCCTTCCCTGCTGCCGGGATAATAGCGATCACCTTGCCCATCTTTTCGAAAACAATTTATAACTTTAACTCAGCTGAAGTCAAGGAAATAAAAATCGCTCCCTTCCGGGCGAGCTACCCAAAAGGGAGCATAAAGCAGAGCAAGAGTAATGAGCCACTACTGCCTTGGCGGTATATTCCTCCTCATCTGAGGATTCCTCATATTGCGACGCTTGCTAAAGGAACGCCTGACCATCTGTCCCAATCTCTTTTCGAATTCGCTCTTGAAGAGAAGGAGCTTGGCTTGCTGTTCCAGGGTGAGCACCTTGGAAAGCTCGGCTTGTTCCCTCCGGGAGAGGTTTATGAACGCATCGTTCAGCCGGTTTACTTTATCCACCAACTTGGCAAGGGTCTTAGGATCGGTTTTTTCGGCACGGAGTGCCTCTCTCAGCTTAAGGAGCGTCTCCCTCTTCTGCTTGATCAGGTTCTCACGCTCGTTGTCGTACCTGTTTAAGATGGGGAAGAACCGGGCAGCGGTCTTCTCATCGAGGTTTAAAAACTCGGTGAGCCGCCACATCCTGAGCATCCGCATCCTCTCTCTGAGCTCGCTCCTTCTCGCCATCATCTGCTTCGGTTGGGCGTAGGTAAAGACCGCCCCCGCCATCAAAGCCCCGATCACAAATAGGGAGCTAAGTAAAATAACCCTCTTTCTCATTTTCCTTCCTCCATTTTGGGAAATAAATCTTTAGCTAAGGCATCAGCGGTTTCGTTCACCAGCTTCTCATAATCGCTTTCCGATAAACCGGCAAGGGCAACCACCACCTGGGGACCGGAAACCGCTGATATTTCTTCAAGGTAGAACTGGTAGAGTTCGGCTTCACCATCAGCCAATTCGTTATCTATCTCGGTAAGGAGGGTATCCTCATCAACCAGAGAGATAACATCTTCAAGAGGAACGGTGATATCGGTCAGCTGAATGAAATCCCCCACCTCCTCTACCTTGGGTTGGGGATGAGGAGAAGTGAGCCAGAGAAAGCCGATGATGAAGAAGATGGCAACAAGGGAGGCTACTGCAGCAAACCGGGGAACACGGGCAAGAAGGGAAACCCGCTCCTCCTTCCTCATCCTATCCCAAAGGGATGCCATAAACTGCTCCTCCGAATAGGGAAAGGGAGGTGGAGATGGCTTCTTGGAGAGAAGAGTACGAATCTCCTTAAGAGAGGAAAGCTCCTTCCGGCATCTCTCACATCCCTCTAAATGGTTCTCCACCCTCTTCCTCTCTTGCTCGGAAAGCTCTCCCTCGAGATAGGAGGCAAGTTTTTTACGGAAGAAGATGCAACGAAACATCTCTCACCTCTTTTTAATGATCTTCTTAAGGTTTACCAGGGCAAAGTGATAATTTGCCCGGGCAGTAGCCGCCGAAGAGCCCATAACCTCGGCTATCTCGGCAAAATCCATACCTTCCCATACCCGAAGTACCAGGGATATCCGCTGCTTCTCGGGAAGCCTCTCAACCGCGGAAAGGAGCGCCTTTTTCCTTTCGCCAGCAAGGGTGCTTTTTTCCGGGTTATCGAGAGCAGGAAGCTTCGGGGAAAGGGGAACCCACTTCCTCCCTTTTTTCGCTCGAAAGTGGTTCTTCGCCTCGTTCACCGCAATCCGGTAGAGCCAGCTTTTAAAGCTCCCTTCTCCTCTTAGGTTGGAAAGCTTCTGCCACATCTTAACGAATACCTCCTGGGTTAAATCTGCTGCCTCCATATAATCAGCTACCAAACGGTAGAGGAGATGGTAGATCGGCTTGCGATATCTTCTCACCAACTCCTCGAAGGCGCTCTCATCACCATTCTTAGCACCGGCAATCAGCTTCTTCTCATCCACCGAGCTACCTCACCTATATAGACACGAATTATCCCTCAAATGTTAAAAAAGGAAATTTAATCATCCTTATATATGGAGAGGAGATGGGAGGCGAGTTCCCTTATATCCCTTCTCAGTTCCTCGGGCTCCAGAACCTCGGCATCCTTGCCGAAGCCGAGGATCCAACGCATTATCTCGGTCGTCCCCTTGACATTGACCGTATAGACGATGTCTCCTCCAGGGAGCTCCTCGATCCTTTCGGTGGGATGATGACGGCTTTCCCTGAAGATGGGGGCTATCCTTTTGGAAAAACGGATCTTCACCAGGCAAGGTTTTCCCTGGTAAAGCTCCCAGGACGAGGAGAAATAATCCTCAACGGAGAAATCCCGCGGGTAGAGGAAGCGCTC is a genomic window of Acidobacteriota bacterium containing:
- a CDS encoding 2-C-methyl-D-erythritol 2,4-cyclodiphosphate synthase; the encoded protein is MSEFRVGIGYDIHPLVPGRKLILGGVEIAFEKGLFGHSDADVLIHAIMDAIIGALGLGDIGEHFPDSDPTYKDISSLILLSKVEELLSSSRFRVVNVDSVIIAEAPKLSPYIGEMRKKLASVLKVEEERINIKATTNERIGDIGEGKAIASQAVVLLVSES
- the ispD gene encoding 2-C-methyl-D-erythritol 4-phosphate cytidylyltransferase; amino-acid sequence: MGKVIAIIPAAGKGIRLGKGIPKAFLEVAGVPLIVHTLLRFEKCPDVDELIVLVHQDYLERCRDLFPSFKLKKVRKVLPGGKERMDSVRVGLSALPPDTELVVIHDGARPLVSPSLISQVVGRAREVGSAIAAIPPLDTMKEVEGGYILRTVDRTRLARAQTPQAFRYQIIKEAYKRADKEGISATDDASLVEVMGGRVAIVPGSYLNIKVTTPEDLKMVELLLKEGV
- a CDS encoding periplasmic heavy metal sensor, yielding MRKRVILLSSLFVIGALMAGAVFTYAQPKQMMARRSELRERMRMLRMWRLTEFLNLDEKTAARFFPILNRYDNERENLIKQKRETLLKLREALRAEKTDPKTLAKLVDKVNRLNDAFINLSRREQAELSKVLTLEQQAKLLLFKSEFEKRLGQMVRRSFSKRRNMRNPQMRRNIPPRQ
- a CDS encoding zf-HC2 domain-containing protein; translated protein: MFRCIFFRKKLASYLEGELSEQERKRVENHLEGCERCRKELSSLKEIRTLLSKKPSPPPFPYSEEQFMASLWDRMRKEERVSLLARVPRFAAVASLVAIFFIIGFLWLTSPHPQPKVEEVGDFIQLTDITVPLEDVISLVDEDTLLTEIDNELADGEAELYQFYLEEISAVSGPQVVVALAGLSESDYEKLVNETADALAKDLFPKMEEGK
- a CDS encoding sigma-70 family RNA polymerase sigma factor; this encodes MDEKKLIAGAKNGDESAFEELVRRYRKPIYHLLYRLVADYMEAADLTQEVFVKMWQKLSNLRGEGSFKSWLYRIAVNEAKNHFRAKKGRKWVPLSPKLPALDNPEKSTLAGERKKALLSAVERLPEKQRISLVLRVWEGMDFAEIAEVMGSSAATARANYHFALVNLKKIIKKR